A single region of the Paraburkholderia sp. SOS3 genome encodes:
- a CDS encoding ABC transporter permease — translation MSSSVNRTMATPNVVKIAPEVKPPSWRTRLARQPEWFTFALIVVACAIVGAINPRFFQFATLFDLLHSATTVSLFALGTLVVLASGGIDVSFTAIAALTMYAITKAVFAWWPDAPFALILLTGAIGGIVLGLINGVLVYRLKAPSLIVTIGTQYLYRGILLTFVGTVFFMNIPHSMDHFGRIPLIFYHTADGLRAVLPASVLALVIAAVVTWWLLNRTMMGRGVYAMGGSLAIAERLGYNLRAIHLFVFGYTGMLAGIAGILHVSNNRLANPFDLVGSELDVIAAVILGGARITGGTGTVVGTLLGVVLVTLINNVLILVGVPSTWQKVIIGAFILIAGTLFALQRKKQ, via the coding sequence ATGTCATCGAGCGTGAACCGGACCATGGCCACTCCTAACGTCGTCAAAATCGCACCCGAGGTCAAGCCGCCCAGCTGGCGCACGCGTCTTGCGCGTCAACCGGAATGGTTTACGTTTGCCCTGATCGTCGTGGCGTGCGCGATCGTCGGCGCGATCAACCCGCGCTTTTTCCAGTTCGCAACACTGTTCGACCTGCTGCATTCGGCGACGACGGTGTCGCTATTTGCGCTCGGCACGCTCGTCGTGCTCGCGTCGGGCGGCATCGACGTCTCGTTCACCGCGATCGCCGCGCTGACCATGTACGCGATCACGAAAGCCGTTTTCGCGTGGTGGCCCGACGCACCGTTCGCGTTGATCCTGCTGACAGGCGCAATCGGCGGCATCGTGCTAGGGCTCATTAACGGGGTGCTGGTGTATCGCCTCAAGGCGCCGTCGCTGATCGTGACGATCGGCACGCAATATCTGTATCGCGGGATTCTGCTGACCTTCGTCGGCACGGTGTTCTTTATGAATATCCCGCACAGCATGGACCACTTCGGGCGCATTCCGCTGATCTTCTATCACACGGCCGACGGTTTGCGCGCCGTGTTGCCGGCTTCGGTGCTCGCGCTCGTGATCGCAGCAGTGGTGACGTGGTGGCTGCTCAATCGCACGATGATGGGGCGCGGCGTCTATGCGATGGGCGGCAGTCTCGCGATTGCCGAGCGGCTCGGCTATAACCTGCGCGCGATTCATCTGTTCGTGTTCGGCTATACGGGCATGCTGGCCGGCATCGCGGGCATTCTGCACGTATCGAACAACCGGCTCGCCAATCCGTTCGATCTCGTGGGCTCGGAACTCGATGTGATCGCCGCAGTGATTCTGGGCGGCGCGCGCATTACAGGCGGCACCGGTACGGTGGTGGGCACGCTGCTTGGCGTCGTACTCGTGACGCTGATCAATAACGTGCTGATCCTGGTCGGCGTGCCGAGCACCTGGCAGAAGGTGATTATCGGCGCGTTCATTCTGATCGCGGGCACGCTGTTCGCGCTGCAGCGCAAAAAGCAGTAA
- a CDS encoding DeoR/GlpR family DNA-binding transcription regulator, producing MLKTERLHVLADALARQNVMRLRDAASLLGVSEMTVRRDIAASPGKFTYLGGYIVSANDVPNNVGYSLEEEKDHFAQAKAEASSIASRLIAGNETIFIDCGTTLTTLARLIPAETNVTVVCYSLNVAEILRRKPNVRMILLGGVYVPSSDSFSGEESIEVLRRMGINKAFISAGGVDTARGVTCWNFHEVALKQAAMASAVESHLVVDSSKFGVVKAVRFSQIDDFDSIITEKGQEARRRR from the coding sequence ATGCTCAAAACTGAACGTCTGCATGTGCTTGCCGATGCGTTAGCAAGGCAAAACGTGATGCGTCTGCGCGATGCGGCGTCACTACTCGGCGTTTCGGAAATGACGGTGCGACGCGATATCGCCGCGAGTCCAGGAAAATTCACTTATCTCGGCGGATATATCGTCAGCGCGAACGACGTGCCCAATAACGTCGGCTACTCGCTCGAAGAAGAAAAGGATCACTTCGCGCAGGCAAAGGCGGAAGCATCGTCGATCGCATCGCGCCTGATTGCCGGCAACGAAACGATCTTCATCGACTGCGGCACGACGCTTACTACGCTCGCGCGCCTCATTCCGGCGGAAACGAATGTGACAGTCGTCTGTTACTCGCTGAACGTCGCGGAAATTCTGCGGCGCAAGCCGAATGTACGGATGATTCTGCTAGGCGGGGTCTATGTGCCGTCGTCGGATTCGTTTTCCGGCGAAGAAAGCATCGAGGTATTGCGCCGCATGGGCATCAACAAGGCGTTCATTTCGGCGGGTGGTGTCGATACCGCACGCGGCGTCACGTGCTGGAATTTTCACGAAGTCGCGCTCAAGCAGGCCGCAATGGCGAGCGCGGTCGAAAGCCACCTCGTGGTGGACAGCAGCAAGTTCGGGGTGGTGAAGGCGGTGCGCTTTTCGCAGATCGACGACTTCGATTCGATCATCACCGAAAAGGGACAGGAAGCACGCCGGCGCAGATAA
- a CDS encoding sugar ABC transporter ATP-binding protein, with translation MNSPVSSTPFLEVVGVHKRFTGVHALRGVSLSFQRGQIYHLLGENGCGKSTLIKIISGAQPPDEGELVIEGVHHARLSALESLAAGIETVYQDLSLLPNMSVAENVALTTELAEHNGRLARTFDRKALAETAKRALHAVGLPGDPEFQATLIEQLPLATRQLVAIARAIASEAKFVIMDEPTTSLTQKEVDNLIAVLANLRAQGVTVLFVSHKLDECYAIGGEVIVLRDGQKMAQGPIEQFTKAQISELMTGRQLSTERYREGGAGVGGEVVLDVRHLTRAGQFSDVSFTLHRGEILGVTGLLDSGRNELARALAGVAPAESGELALDGNAITVRTPSDAKEHRIGYVPEDRLNEGLFLDKPIRDNVITAMISSLRDRFGQVDRARAQALAVETVKELQIATPDVDKPVQSLSGGNQQRVLIGRWLAIDPRVLILHGPTVGVDVGSKDIIYRIMQRLSQRGIGIILISDDLPELLQNCDRILMMKKGRVANEYRADRLDEADLYHALLSEAA, from the coding sequence ATGAACTCACCCGTTTCCTCGACACCGTTTCTCGAAGTGGTCGGCGTGCACAAGCGCTTTACCGGCGTGCATGCGCTGCGCGGCGTGAGCCTGTCGTTCCAGCGCGGACAGATCTATCACCTGCTCGGCGAAAACGGCTGCGGCAAGAGCACGCTGATCAAGATCATCTCGGGCGCACAACCGCCCGACGAAGGCGAACTCGTGATCGAGGGCGTGCATCATGCGCGCCTGTCGGCGCTCGAGTCGCTCGCGGCCGGCATCGAGACCGTGTATCAGGATCTGTCGCTGCTGCCGAACATGAGCGTCGCGGAGAACGTTGCGCTCACAACGGAACTGGCCGAGCACAACGGGCGCCTCGCGCGCACGTTCGATCGCAAGGCGCTCGCGGAAACGGCAAAGCGGGCGCTGCATGCCGTGGGCCTGCCCGGCGACCCGGAATTCCAGGCGACGCTGATCGAGCAGTTGCCGCTGGCGACGCGCCAGCTCGTCGCGATCGCGCGTGCGATTGCGAGCGAAGCGAAGTTCGTGATCATGGACGAACCGACCACGTCGCTCACGCAAAAGGAAGTCGATAACCTGATCGCCGTGTTAGCCAATCTGCGCGCGCAAGGCGTGACCGTGCTGTTCGTGAGCCACAAGCTCGACGAATGCTATGCGATCGGCGGCGAAGTGATCGTGCTGCGCGACGGTCAGAAGATGGCGCAAGGCCCGATCGAGCAATTCACCAAGGCGCAAATCAGCGAACTGATGACGGGCCGGCAACTGTCGACCGAGCGTTACCGCGAAGGCGGGGCGGGCGTCGGCGGCGAGGTGGTGCTCGACGTCAGGCATCTGACGCGCGCGGGGCAGTTCAGCGACGTGTCGTTCACCTTGCATCGCGGCGAAATTCTCGGCGTGACCGGACTGCTCGATTCGGGCCGCAACGAACTGGCGCGGGCATTGGCCGGCGTCGCGCCGGCCGAGAGCGGCGAACTCGCGCTCGACGGCAACGCGATTACCGTGCGCACGCCTTCCGACGCGAAAGAGCACCGCATCGGCTATGTGCCCGAAGATCGTCTCAACGAAGGCCTCTTTCTCGACAAGCCGATTCGCGACAACGTGATTACCGCGATGATCTCGAGCTTGCGCGATCGCTTTGGCCAGGTGGACCGCGCCCGCGCCCAGGCGCTCGCGGTGGAAACCGTGAAAGAACTGCAGATCGCCACACCCGATGTCGACAAGCCCGTGCAATCGCTGTCGGGCGGCAACCAGCAGCGCGTGCTGATCGGCCGCTGGCTCGCCATCGACCCGCGTGTGCTGATCCTGCATGGGCCGACCGTCGGCGTCGACGTCGGTTCGAAGGACATCATCTATCGCATCATGCAGCGGCTTTCGCAGCGGGGCATCGGCATCATTCTGATCAGCGACGACTTGCCCGAACTGCTGCAGAACTGCGACCGCATTCTGATGATGAAGAAAGGTCGCGTCGCGAACGAGTATCGCGCGGACCGGCTGGACGAAGCGGACCTGTATCACGCGTTGCTGTCGGAAGCGGCTTGA
- a CDS encoding branched-chain amino acid ABC transporter substrate-binding protein translates to MKLKVSHIVIASALAWASGAQAADADVVKIGFAAPLTGQQSNYGTDMQKGAQLAIDDFNATHPVIGGKPVKFSLTSEDDQADPRTGTTVAQRLIDDGVHGIVGHFNSGTSIPASDLYNRAGLPQVSMATSPVYTARGYKTTYRLLTSDSQAGSIMGKYVVNKLKYKRIAIIDDRTAYGQGIADEFAAAVTAAGGTVVKRDYTNDKALDFSAVLTNMKGLEPDAIFYGGGDAQSSPMIRKMRQLGIKSAFITGEMSKSPTFLKVGGSAAEGSIVYMGGLPKEKMPGFSGFESRYKARFHEDPVTYSPYSYDGTIALLTAMKDANSTDPKVYTSWLDKVNIKGVTSNDVAYDSKGDLKDAPVTIYKVEKGGFVPMDTIGGKS, encoded by the coding sequence GTGAAGCTCAAGGTATCGCATATCGTGATCGCGTCTGCGCTCGCGTGGGCAAGCGGCGCGCAGGCAGCGGACGCCGACGTCGTGAAGATCGGTTTTGCCGCGCCGTTGACCGGCCAGCAATCGAACTACGGCACCGACATGCAAAAAGGCGCGCAACTCGCCATCGACGATTTCAACGCGACACATCCGGTGATCGGCGGCAAGCCGGTTAAGTTCTCCCTGACCTCCGAAGACGACCAGGCCGATCCGCGGACCGGCACGACGGTCGCGCAGCGGCTCATCGACGACGGCGTGCACGGCATTGTCGGGCACTTCAACTCGGGCACGAGCATTCCGGCTTCGGACCTGTACAACCGCGCAGGCCTGCCGCAGGTGTCGATGGCCACGTCGCCGGTCTACACTGCACGCGGCTACAAAACCACCTACCGGCTGCTCACGAGCGATTCGCAAGCGGGCAGCATCATGGGCAAGTACGTGGTGAACAAGCTCAAATACAAGCGCATTGCGATCATCGACGACCGCACCGCATACGGGCAGGGCATCGCCGACGAGTTCGCCGCGGCCGTCACAGCGGCCGGCGGCACGGTCGTCAAGCGCGACTACACGAACGACAAGGCGCTCGATTTCTCTGCGGTCCTGACCAATATGAAAGGCCTCGAACCGGATGCGATCTTCTACGGCGGCGGCGACGCCCAGTCGTCGCCGATGATCCGCAAGATGCGCCAGCTCGGCATCAAGTCGGCGTTCATCACCGGCGAGATGTCGAAGTCGCCGACGTTCCTGAAGGTCGGCGGCAGCGCGGCGGAAGGTTCGATCGTCTATATGGGCGGGTTGCCTAAAGAGAAGATGCCGGGATTCTCCGGCTTCGAATCGCGCTACAAGGCGCGCTTTCACGAAGATCCGGTGACGTACTCGCCATACTCGTACGACGGCACGATCGCGCTGCTGACCGCGATGAAGGACGCGAACTCCACCGACCCGAAGGTGTACACGTCGTGGCTCGACAAGGTGAACATCAAGGGCGTGACGTCGAACGACGTCGCGTACGACTCGAAAGGCGATCTCAAAGACGCGCCGGTGACGATCTACAAAGTGGAAAAAGGCGGCTTCGTGCCAATGGACACGATCGGCGGAAAGAGCTGA
- a CDS encoding response regulator transcription factor, producing MRIAILQRDPVRSKHLERILVQAGHSCMVYDDGLTMSKALARSTADLLVLDWHGVRMSGIDVLKSMRAVNGDRVPVIFASSDQSEESVVRALIAGADDYVTFPVRTAEFRERVTALLRRTYPERFGVSSFDVGPYHFDTRRQVVTLHGTPVQLSGTQFRLAALFFSNVGRVLSRDHIFAMVWGREFREVTRTIDSHVSRLRLLLQIEEHNDYRLQPVYKSGYRLLCVREENAAAEATAAAAA from the coding sequence ATGCGTATAGCAATCCTTCAACGCGATCCGGTGCGCAGCAAGCATCTGGAGCGCATCCTTGTGCAGGCCGGCCATAGCTGCATGGTCTATGACGATGGTCTGACGATGTCCAAAGCGCTCGCGCGATCCACCGCGGACCTGCTCGTGCTCGATTGGCATGGCGTGCGAATGTCCGGTATCGACGTCTTGAAGTCGATGCGTGCGGTGAACGGCGATCGTGTGCCGGTCATCTTCGCATCGAGCGATCAATCCGAAGAAAGCGTCGTGCGTGCGCTGATCGCGGGAGCCGACGACTATGTGACGTTTCCGGTGCGCACCGCGGAATTTCGCGAACGCGTGACGGCGTTGCTGCGGCGTACCTATCCGGAGCGATTCGGCGTGTCGAGTTTCGACGTCGGGCCGTACCACTTCGATACGCGCCGTCAGGTCGTCACGCTGCACGGCACGCCGGTGCAGCTTTCGGGCACGCAGTTTCGTCTTGCCGCGCTGTTCTTTTCCAATGTGGGCCGTGTGCTGTCGCGCGACCATATCTTTGCGATGGTGTGGGGACGCGAGTTCCGCGAGGTCACGCGCACGATCGATAGCCACGTGTCGCGTTTGCGTCTGCTGCTGCAAATCGAAGAACACAACGATTACCGTCTGCAGCCCGTGTACAAGAGCGGCTACCGGCTGCTCTGTGTGCGCGAGGAAAACGCGGCAGCCGAAGCGACCGCGGCCGCCGCGGCCTGA
- a CDS encoding dihydrodipicolinate synthase family protein produces the protein MAHIWEGVMPAVTTKFNADFSIDRGWTKKNIEAQIDAGVDGIIVCGSLGEASTLSLDEKLQVLDIAVDASQGRVPVLLTIAENSTLDACRQAEAGAKHGAAGYMVLPGLRYLSDRRETINHFRMVANASSLPLMIYNNPLAYGVDMTPEMFAEVADEQKIVAIKESCGDVRRVTDLINAVGDRYAILCGVDNLALEAMMMGAHGWVAGLVCAFPKETVAIYRLFKAGRFEEARAIYRWFAPLLALDVSAKLVQNIKLAEAIVGLGTEPVRPPRLPLAGDERKAVEALIRRSIETRPALPKL, from the coding sequence GTGGCGCATATCTGGGAAGGCGTAATGCCCGCCGTCACCACCAAATTCAACGCGGATTTCAGCATAGACCGCGGGTGGACGAAGAAAAACATCGAAGCACAGATCGACGCGGGCGTCGACGGCATCATCGTATGCGGTTCGCTCGGCGAGGCGTCGACGCTTTCTCTCGACGAGAAGCTGCAGGTGCTCGACATCGCCGTCGATGCATCGCAAGGCCGCGTACCGGTTCTGCTGACGATCGCCGAAAACAGCACGCTCGACGCATGCCGTCAGGCCGAAGCGGGCGCAAAGCACGGCGCAGCCGGCTATATGGTGCTGCCGGGCCTGCGTTACCTGTCCGACCGACGCGAAACGATCAATCATTTCCGCATGGTTGCGAACGCAAGCAGTTTGCCGCTGATGATCTACAACAATCCGCTCGCCTACGGCGTCGACATGACGCCGGAGATGTTCGCGGAAGTCGCTGACGAACAGAAAATTGTCGCGATCAAGGAATCGTGCGGCGACGTGCGCCGCGTGACCGATCTGATCAACGCGGTCGGCGACCGTTACGCGATTCTGTGCGGCGTCGATAACCTCGCGCTCGAAGCGATGATGATGGGCGCGCACGGCTGGGTCGCGGGGCTCGTGTGCGCGTTTCCGAAGGAGACGGTCGCGATCTACAGGCTGTTCAAGGCAGGCCGCTTCGAAGAAGCACGCGCCATCTACCGCTGGTTCGCGCCGTTGCTCGCGCTCGATGTATCGGCAAAGCTCGTGCAGAACATCAAGCTTGCCGAAGCGATCGTCGGCCTCGGTACCGAGCCGGTGCGGCCGCCGCGTCTGCCGCTCGCCGGCGACGAGCGCAAGGCCGTCGAAGCGTTGATCCGCCGCTCGATCGAAACGCGCCCGGCACTGCCGAAGCTGTAA
- a CDS encoding MFS transporter, with protein sequence MKTLSVSSSPQPSPSTSSSRLTPALARIVATVSVGFVVTQLDVTIVNVALARIGADLRANVTALQWIVDAYTLAFAVLMLSAGALGDRFGARRIFAAGIALFAFASLLCGLAANGAWLVAARACQGVGAAAMLPTSLALLNQSCAHDPKLRARAVGLWTATGSISIAAGPVIGGVLIDAFGWRSIFLVNLPLCAAGLAATFAWLPKGASITTAAAIAEMTTSAAPPARARGIDPLGQLFAVVALTAFTGAVIEWRPLGLAHPLVAGGFGLALAAGFAFVATERHIASPMLPLSLFARRTFSAAVLFGICVNLTYYGVVFVLSLFLQRVRGDTPLQAGLAFLPLTGGFLISNLVSGWVIGKFGARVPMLAGALIAALGYGLLHRAGAQTPLWALLVPFLLIPSGMGLAVPAMTTAVLASADARRAGTASAVLNTARQAGGAVGVAAFGALASGAQAAHIVNGLHAATAISTVILLIAAVCARRVEPYPHARG encoded by the coding sequence ATGAAAACCCTATCCGTTTCCTCCTCGCCCCAGCCGTCGCCATCGACTTCGTCGTCGCGTTTGACACCTGCGCTTGCGCGGATCGTTGCGACGGTCAGCGTCGGCTTTGTCGTCACGCAACTCGACGTGACGATCGTCAACGTCGCGCTCGCGCGCATCGGTGCCGACCTTCGCGCAAACGTCACGGCACTGCAATGGATCGTCGACGCGTACACGCTTGCATTCGCGGTGCTGATGCTGTCGGCCGGTGCGCTTGGCGATCGCTTCGGAGCCCGCAGGATATTTGCGGCAGGCATTGCGCTGTTTGCATTCGCGTCGCTGCTGTGCGGGCTCGCCGCGAACGGCGCATGGCTCGTCGCCGCGCGTGCATGCCAGGGCGTCGGAGCGGCGGCGATGCTGCCCACTTCGCTCGCTCTGCTCAATCAGTCGTGCGCGCATGATCCGAAACTGCGCGCGCGTGCGGTCGGTCTGTGGACCGCCACGGGCTCGATTTCGATCGCGGCGGGTCCGGTGATCGGCGGCGTGCTGATCGACGCATTCGGCTGGCGCAGCATCTTTCTCGTAAATCTGCCGTTGTGCGCGGCGGGTCTCGCGGCGACTTTCGCATGGCTGCCGAAGGGCGCGTCAATAACGACGGCGGCGGCGATAGCGGAGATGACGACTTCCGCCGCGCCCCCTGCACGAGCGCGCGGAATCGATCCGCTCGGTCAGCTATTCGCGGTCGTGGCGTTGACCGCATTCACAGGCGCGGTGATCGAATGGCGACCGCTCGGACTCGCACATCCACTCGTTGCAGGCGGTTTCGGCCTCGCGCTTGCGGCCGGGTTCGCATTCGTCGCGACCGAGCGGCACATCGCCTCGCCGATGCTACCGCTGTCGCTCTTCGCAAGACGCACGTTCAGCGCCGCAGTGCTGTTCGGCATCTGCGTGAATCTGACCTACTACGGCGTCGTGTTCGTGTTGAGCCTTTTCCTGCAGCGTGTGCGCGGCGATACGCCGTTGCAGGCCGGGCTCGCGTTCCTGCCGCTCACCGGCGGTTTTCTGATTTCGAATCTCGTGAGCGGCTGGGTGATCGGAAAATTCGGCGCGCGCGTGCCGATGCTGGCAGGCGCTCTGATTGCCGCGCTCGGCTATGGGCTTCTGCATCGGGCCGGTGCACAGACACCGCTTTGGGCGCTACTCGTGCCGTTCCTGCTGATTCCATCCGGCATGGGCCTCGCCGTTCCCGCAATGACAACCGCCGTACTCGCATCAGCCGACGCACGGCGCGCCGGCACGGCTTCGGCGGTGCTCAATACGGCGCGCCAGGCCGGCGGCGCGGTCGGCGTCGCGGCGTTCGGCGCGCTCGCAAGCGGCGCGCAGGCTGCCCATATCGTGAACGGCCTGCACGCGGCGACCGCCATTTCGACGGTGATTCTGCTGATTGCCGCCGTATGTGCGCGCCGCGTGGAACCTTATCCGCACGCACGCGGATAA
- a CDS encoding DoxX family protein, with protein sequence MSRAVESGVIFIARIALAVMFLWGAAMKALGYASFVGYLQARGVPFVAFAAPLVVAIELLGGVCLVVGLRIRSVGLILAIYTVATAILGHDFWNVTDAALQRDMVVHFWKNIAIAGGFLLLTVTGAGRISIDGARAPRSGLNL encoded by the coding sequence ATGTCGCGTGCCGTTGAGTCCGGCGTGATTTTCATTGCACGTATTGCACTTGCGGTGATGTTCCTTTGGGGCGCGGCGATGAAAGCGCTCGGTTACGCAAGTTTTGTCGGTTACCTGCAGGCGCGGGGCGTGCCCTTCGTCGCGTTTGCGGCTCCGCTCGTCGTCGCCATCGAACTGCTCGGCGGGGTTTGCCTCGTGGTCGGGCTGCGGATCCGTTCGGTCGGTTTGATTCTTGCGATCTACACGGTGGCGACCGCGATTCTCGGGCATGATTTCTGGAACGTCACGGACGCCGCCCTGCAGCGCGACATGGTGGTGCATTTCTGGAAGAACATTGCGATTGCCGGCGGCTTCCTGTTGTTGACCGTGACAGGCGCGGGGCGTATCAGCATCGACGGCGCACGGGCGCCACGTAGCGGGCTGAACCTGTAG